The following coding sequences are from one Haemophilus haemolyticus window:
- the pflB gene encoding formate C-acetyltransferase: protein MSELNEAQKLAWAGFAGGDWQDNVNVRDFIQKNYTPYEGDDSFLVGPTEATTKLWESVMEGIKIENRTHAPLDFDEHTPSTIISHAPGYINKDLEKIVGLQTDEPLKRAIMPFGGIKMVEGSCKIYGRELDPEVKKIFTEYRKTHNQGVFDVYTPDILRCRKSGVLTGLPDAYGRGRIIGDYRRVALYGVDFLMKDKYAQFSSLQKDLEDGVNLEATIRLREEIAEQHRALGQLKQMAASYGYDISNPATNAQEAIQWMYFAYLAAIKSQNGAAMSFGRTATFIDVYIERDLKAGKITETEAQELVDHLVMKLRMVRFLRTPEYDQLFSGDPMWATETIAGMGLDGRTLVTKNTFRILHTLYNMGTSPEPNLTILWSEQLPENFKRFCAKVSIDTSSVQYENDDLMRPDFNNDDYAIACCVSPMVVGKQMQFFGARANLAKTLLYAINGGIDEKLGMQVGPKTAPITDEVLDFDTVMTRMDSFMDWLAKQYVTALNIIHYMHDKYSYEAALMALHDRDVYRTMACGIAGLSVAADSLSAIKYAKVKPVRGDIKDKDGNVVASNVAIDFEIEGEYPQYGNNDNRVDDIACDLVERFMKKIQKLKTYRNAVPTQSVLTITSNVVYGKKTGNTPDGRRAGAPFGPGANPMHGRDQKGAVASLTSVAKLPFAYAKDGISYTFSIVPNALGKDAEAQRRNLAGLMDGYFHHEATVEGGQHLNVNVLNREMLLDAMENPDKYPQLTIRVSGYAVRFNSLTKEQQQDVITRTFTESM from the coding sequence ATGTCAGAACTTAATGAAGCGCAAAAATTGGCGTGGGCTGGTTTTGCTGGTGGCGATTGGCAAGACAATGTCAATGTACGTGACTTTATCCAAAAAAACTATACCCCGTATGAAGGCGATGACTCTTTCTTAGTAGGTCCAACTGAAGCAACCACTAAGCTTTGGGAATCTGTGATGGAAGGAATTAAAATTGAAAACCGTACTCACGCACCATTAGATTTTGATGAACATACGCCATCTACCATTATCTCTCACGCACCAGGTTACATTAACAAAGACTTAGAAAAAATCGTTGGTCTTCAAACTGATGAACCTTTAAAACGTGCCATTATGCCATTCGGTGGTATCAAAATGGTGGAAGGCTCATGCAAAATTTACGGTCGTGAATTAGATCCTGAAGTGAAAAAAATCTTCACTGAATATCGTAAAACCCACAACCAAGGTGTATTCGATGTTTATACGCCAGATATTTTACGTTGCCGTAAATCTGGCGTATTAACTGGTCTTCCAGATGCTTATGGTCGCGGCCGTATTATCGGTGACTACCGTCGTGTAGCACTTTACGGTGTAGATTTCTTAATGAAAGATAAATACGCACAATTCTCTTCTTTACAAAAAGATTTAGAAGATGGCGTAAATCTTGAAGCAACAATTCGTTTACGTGAAGAAATCGCAGAACAACACCGTGCATTAGGCCAATTAAAACAAATGGCTGCAAGCTATGGTTATGATATTTCTAACCCTGCAACTAATGCTCAAGAAGCAATTCAATGGATGTATTTTGCTTATCTAGCTGCAATCAAATCACAAAATGGTGCTGCTATGTCATTCGGTCGTACAGCAACCTTTATTGATGTGTACATCGAACGTGATTTAAAAGCTGGAAAAATTACTGAAACTGAAGCGCAAGAATTAGTTGACCACTTAGTAATGAAACTCCGTATGGTTCGTTTCTTACGTACGCCTGAATACGATCAATTATTCTCTGGCGACCCAATGTGGGCAACTGAAACCATCGCAGGTATGGGGTTAGACGGTCGTACATTAGTAACCAAAAATACATTCCGTATTTTACATACCCTTTACAACATGGGTACCTCTCCAGAACCAAACTTAACGATTCTTTGGTCTGAACAATTACCTGAAAACTTCAAACGTTTCTGTGCAAAAGTATCGATTGATACCTCATCAGTTCAATACGAAAACGATGATTTAATGCGTCCAGACTTCAACAATGATGACTACGCAATCGCATGTTGTGTATCACCAATGGTTGTTGGTAAACAAATGCAATTCTTCGGTGCGCGTGCAAACTTAGCGAAAACATTGTTATACGCAATCAACGGCGGTATCGATGAAAAATTAGGTATGCAAGTAGGTCCGAAAACTGCACCAATCACTGATGAAGTGTTAGATTTCGACACTGTAATGACTCGTATGGACAGCTTTATGGATTGGTTAGCAAAACAATATGTGACAGCCTTAAACATCATCCACTACATGCACGATAAATATTCATACGAAGCAGCATTAATGGCATTACATGATCGTGATGTATACCGTACCATGGCTTGTGGTATCGCAGGTCTTTCTGTTGCGGCTGACTCACTTTCAGCAATTAAATATGCGAAAGTTAAACCAGTTCGTGGCGACATCAAAGATAAAGATGGCAATGTTGTAGCAAGCAACGTAGCAATCGACTTCGAAATCGAAGGCGAATATCCACAATATGGTAACAACGACAACCGTGTTGATGACATCGCTTGTGACTTAGTTGAACGTTTCATGAAGAAAATTCAAAAACTTAAAACTTACCGCAATGCAGTGCCTACACAATCTGTATTAACCATTACTTCTAACGTGGTTTATGGTAAGAAAACTGGTAACACCCCTGATGGTCGTCGTGCTGGTGCACCATTCGGACCAGGTGCGAACCCAATGCACGGTCGTGACCAAAAAGGTGCGGTAGCATCATTAACTTCTGTAGCTAAACTACCGTTTGCTTATGCGAAAGATGGTATTTCTTATACCTTCTCAATCGTACCAAATGCGTTAGGTAAAGATGCAGAAGCACAACGTCGCAACCTTGCTGGCTTAATGGATGGTTACTTCCACCACGAAGCAACGGTTGAAGGTGGCCAACACTTAAATGTGAACGTGTTAAACCGTGAAATGTTGTTAGATGCAATGGAAAATCCGGATAAATATCCACAATTGACTATCCGTGTATCTGGCTACGCAGTACGTTTCAACTCTTTAACTAAAGAGCAACAACAAGACGTAATTACTAGAACTTTCACAGAGTCAATGTAA
- the focA gene encoding formate transporter FocA, translating to MASENQKLSSVALTPVEATDYAENTATYKANKRPFLSFMSGISAGACIALAFVFYTTTQTASAGAPWGLTKLVGGLVFSLGVIMVVILGSELFTSSTLTLVARVGGKITTTQMIRNWIVVYLGNFVGGLFIAAVIWFGGQTMAANGQWGLTILATAQHKIHHTWFEAFNLGILCNIMVCVAVWMSYSGKTVTDKAFIMIMPIGLFVASGFEHCVANMFMIPMGIITAHFSTPEFWQQIGVDPMKYADLDLYHFIVKNLIPVTLGNIVGGAICIGVFQRYLTKTH from the coding sequence ATGGCATCAGAAAATCAAAAACTGTCTTCTGTTGCGCTCACACCTGTTGAAGCAACGGATTATGCAGAAAATACAGCGACTTATAAAGCAAATAAACGTCCATTTTTATCGTTTATGTCCGGTATTAGTGCCGGTGCTTGTATTGCGTTAGCCTTTGTATTTTACACGACAACACAAACTGCTAGTGCAGGTGCACCTTGGGGATTAACTAAGTTAGTCGGTGGATTAGTCTTCTCCTTGGGCGTAATTATGGTGGTGATTTTAGGATCTGAATTATTCACCTCTTCTACTTTAACCTTAGTTGCCCGCGTAGGCGGAAAAATAACGACAACCCAAATGATTCGAAACTGGATCGTAGTATATTTGGGCAACTTCGTTGGCGGTTTATTTATTGCAGCTGTTATTTGGTTTGGGGGACAAACCATGGCAGCAAATGGTCAATGGGGTTTAACAATTCTTGCAACTGCCCAACATAAAATTCATCACACTTGGTTTGAAGCGTTTAACCTAGGTATTTTATGTAACATTATGGTGTGTGTGGCGGTTTGGATGTCTTATTCCGGTAAGACTGTTACAGACAAAGCATTTATTATGATTATGCCGATTGGTTTATTTGTGGCATCAGGTTTTGAACACTGTGTGGCTAATATGTTTATGATTCCGATGGGAATTATTACCGCACATTTTAGTACTCCTGAATTTTGGCAACAAATCGGCGTTGATCCGATGAAATACGCAGATTTAGATTTGTATCATTTCATTGTGAAGAATTTAATCCCTGTAACGTTGGGAAATATTGTCGGCGGGGCAATTTGTATTGGTGTATTCCAACGTTATTTAACCAAAACTCATTAA
- a CDS encoding glutathionylspermidine synthase family protein, translating to MKRVTGFPTRPDMVQQLLNVGFDYYNLPSSDGSHYWSDNVAYEFTLAEIDRIEDTTNELHSMCLNFAADEIKKGDYENYRFTELQKQLIESSWRNQDPYLYGRFDFGYDGDNLKMFEYNADTPTSLLEAAVVQWQWLEQIEGLKHRDQFNWIHEELIKHFQFLKQQSGKTDFHLSAMQDAGREDWGNVDYLADVAYNAGWNIHQLAVEDIGYNSETKKFVDLNDQPIEMLFKLYPLEWLSHAEFARHITTAETRFIEPAWKMLLSNKALLAKLWARYPNHPNLLPAYFTPFELPKDLSMWVKKPLLGREGANVFYYEKNNGVEFAAKGSEHSTFYGNSGYVYQQKFELPSFDGMYPIIGSWVVGDVACGMGLREDFTAVTGNDSHFIPHYFVP from the coding sequence ATGAAACGTGTAACAGGGTTTCCTACTCGACCAGATATGGTGCAACAGCTACTTAATGTTGGATTTGATTATTATAACTTGCCTTCCAGTGATGGATCTCATTATTGGTCTGATAATGTCGCCTATGAATTTACCTTAGCGGAAATTGATCGCATTGAGGATACAACTAATGAATTGCATTCAATGTGTTTAAATTTTGCGGCGGATGAAATTAAAAAAGGCGATTATGAAAATTATCGTTTTACGGAGTTGCAAAAACAGCTTATTGAAAGCTCTTGGCGTAATCAAGATCCTTATTTGTATGGACGCTTTGATTTTGGCTATGATGGCGACAACCTAAAAATGTTTGAATATAACGCCGATACGCCAACATCTTTGTTGGAGGCGGCGGTTGTTCAATGGCAGTGGTTGGAGCAAATTGAGGGCTTGAAACATCGTGATCAATTTAATTGGATTCATGAAGAATTAATAAAACATTTCCAATTTTTGAAACAACAAAGTGGCAAAACAGATTTCCATTTGAGTGCTATGCAAGATGCTGGCCGTGAAGATTGGGGCAATGTGGATTATTTAGCTGATGTGGCTTATAACGCAGGTTGGAATATTCATCAATTAGCGGTGGAAGATATTGGCTATAACAGTGAAACAAAAAAATTTGTAGATTTAAATGATCAACCTATTGAAATGTTATTTAAATTGTATCCGCTGGAATGGCTAAGCCACGCTGAGTTTGCTCGCCATATTACAACGGCTGAAACACGATTTATTGAACCAGCGTGGAAAATGCTATTAAGTAATAAAGCACTATTGGCAAAACTTTGGGCGCGTTATCCTAATCATCCGAATTTATTGCCTGCTTATTTTACGCCTTTCGAACTACCAAAAGATTTATCGATGTGGGTGAAAAAACCATTGTTAGGTCGAGAAGGTGCCAATGTCTTCTATTATGAGAAAAACAATGGCGTAGAATTTGCAGCGAAAGGAAGCGAACACTCTACGTTTTATGGTAATTCAGGTTATGTTTATCAACAAAAATTTGAATTACCGAGTTTTGATGGAATGTATCCAATTATCGGCTCTTGGGTTGTGGGTGATGTGGCTTGCGGTATGGGATTACGCGAAGATTTTACGGCAGTGACGGGGAATGATAGTCATTTTATACCTCATTATTTTGTGCCTTAA
- a CDS encoding DUF2251 domain-containing protein, protein MLHLTLEDELFLGTPKQVGTHSTVFEHFAVMFEDDGETGYFYALDMRQNAQPIVDMLHVYNVDSTSNHHEARKLEICWDESGYLALLLINGYPHAVFDFARLVGYNSNKYPQPDLMSMWTREEITNKQAEQWLGVKTIR, encoded by the coding sequence ATGTTACATTTAACTTTAGAGGACGAACTCTTTTTAGGAACGCCAAAGCAAGTAGGAACGCATTCTACAGTATTTGAGCATTTTGCTGTAATGTTTGAAGATGACGGCGAAACAGGCTATTTTTATGCACTTGATATGCGTCAAAATGCTCAACCGATAGTTGATATGTTGCACGTGTATAATGTTGATTCAACCTCTAATCATCATGAGGCTCGTAAACTTGAAATTTGTTGGGATGAGAGTGGTTATTTAGCCTTGTTGCTTATTAATGGCTATCCTCATGCTGTATTTGATTTTGCCCGTTTAGTCGGCTATAACAGCAATAAATATCCACAACCAGATTTAATGAGCATGTGGACTCGTGAAGAAATTACTAATAAACAGGCCGAGCAATGGCTAGGTGTTAAAACCATTCGATAA
- the eno gene encoding phosphopyruvate hydratase: MAKIVKVIGREIIDSRGNPTVEAEVHLEGGFVGLAAAPSGASTGSREALELRDGDKSRFLGKGVLKAVSAVNGPIAEAILGKDASNQAEIDQIMIDLDGTENKSNFGANAILAVSLANAKAAAASKGLPLYAYIAELNGTPGVYSMPLPMMNIINGGEHADNNVDIQEFMIQPVGAKTLREALRIGAEVFHNLAKVLKSKGMSTAVGDEGGFAPNLASNADALACIKEAVEKAGYVLGKDVTLAMDCASSEFYNKETGKYEMKGEGRSFTSQEFTHYLEELTKQYPIVSIEDGQDESDWEGFAYQTKVLGDRVQLVGDDLFVTNTKILKEGIEKGIANSILIKFNQIGSLTETLAAIKMAKDAGYTAVISHRSGETEDATIADLAVGTAAGQIKTGSMSRSDRIAKYNQLIRIEEALERAGTPAAFPGLKAVKGQA; this comes from the coding sequence ATGGCAAAAATCGTTAAAGTGATTGGTCGCGAAATCATCGACTCACGCGGTAATCCAACTGTTGAAGCTGAAGTTCATCTTGAAGGTGGTTTTGTTGGTTTAGCCGCAGCTCCATCTGGTGCATCAACTGGTTCTCGTGAAGCATTAGAATTACGCGATGGTGACAAATCTCGTTTCTTAGGTAAAGGCGTATTAAAAGCTGTTTCCGCAGTAAACGGCCCAATTGCTGAAGCAATTCTTGGTAAAGATGCGTCTAACCAAGCTGAAATCGACCAAATCATGATCGATTTAGACGGAACCGAAAACAAATCTAACTTTGGTGCAAATGCAATCTTAGCAGTATCTTTAGCAAACGCAAAAGCAGCGGCTGCATCTAAAGGTTTACCACTTTACGCTTACATCGCTGAACTTAACGGCACACCAGGCGTTTACTCTATGCCATTACCAATGATGAACATCATCAACGGTGGTGAACACGCAGACAACAACGTTGATATCCAAGAATTCATGATTCAACCGGTGGGTGCGAAAACATTACGTGAAGCACTTCGTATCGGTGCTGAAGTATTCCATAACCTTGCTAAAGTATTAAAATCTAAAGGCATGAGTACTGCAGTTGGTGACGAAGGTGGTTTCGCACCTAACCTAGCCTCTAACGCTGACGCTTTAGCATGTATCAAAGAAGCAGTAGAAAAAGCAGGTTACGTATTAGGTAAAGATGTAACTTTAGCGATGGACTGCGCATCTTCTGAGTTCTATAACAAAGAAACTGGCAAATATGAAATGAAAGGCGAAGGCCGTTCATTCACTTCTCAAGAATTCACACACTATCTTGAAGAATTAACCAAACAATACCCAATCGTGTCTATCGAAGACGGTCAAGACGAATCTGACTGGGAAGGTTTTGCATACCAAACTAAAGTGTTAGGCGACCGCGTTCAATTAGTGGGCGACGACTTATTCGTAACTAACACCAAAATCTTAAAAGAAGGTATCGAAAAAGGTATCGCAAACTCTATCTTAATCAAATTCAACCAAATCGGTTCTTTAACTGAAACTTTAGCCGCAATCAAAATGGCTAAAGATGCAGGTTACACCGCAGTTATCTCTCACCGTTCAGGTGAAACCGAAGATGCGACTATCGCTGATTTAGCGGTGGGTACAGCAGCAGGTCAAATCAAAACTGGTTCTATGAGCCGTTCTGACCGTATTGCAAAATACAACCAATTAATCCGTATCGAAGAAGCATTAGAACGCGCAGGTACTCCAGCAGCATTCCCAGGCTTAAAAGCGGTTAAAGGACAAGCGTAA
- the pyrG gene encoding glutamine hydrolyzing CTP synthase, translating to MATNYIFVTGGVVSSLGKGIAAASLAAILEARGLNVTIMKLDPYINVDPGTMSPTQHGEVFVTQDGAETDLDLGHYERFIRTKMTKRNNFTTGKIYSEVLRKERRGDYLGATIQVIPHITNEIKERVIAGAQGHDVVIVEVGGTVGDIESLPFLEALRQLAVQVGREHTLFMHLTLVPYIPTAGEVKTKPTQHSVKELLSIGIQPDVLICRSDRMIPPNERAKIALFCNVPERAVISLKDVNSIYQIPALLKSQGLDDFVCERFRLTCPEADLSEWEQVLYKQANPVGEVTIGMVGKYIELPDAYKSVNEALKHAGLTNRLSVNIKYIDSQDVETKGVEVLKGIDGILVPGGFGYRGVEGKIRTAQYARENKIPYLGICLGMQIALIEYARNVAGLTKANSSEFDKDCEQPVVALITEWQDADGNTEVRTDESDLGGTMRLGAQQCHLVSGSRARELYGKETIEERHRHRYEVNNTLLPQIEKAGLKVTGLSADKKLVEIIEVPNHPWFVACQFHPEFTSTPRDGHPLFAGFVKAAYENHKQSVK from the coding sequence ATGGCTACAAATTATATTTTCGTCACTGGCGGTGTTGTTTCATCGTTAGGTAAAGGCATTGCGGCAGCATCATTGGCGGCAATTTTAGAAGCTCGTGGTTTAAACGTAACTATTATGAAATTAGATCCATATATTAATGTGGATCCAGGTACGATGAGCCCAACCCAACATGGGGAAGTTTTCGTCACTCAAGATGGCGCTGAAACAGATTTAGACTTAGGTCACTATGAGCGTTTTATCCGTACTAAAATGACTAAACGTAATAACTTCACCACAGGCAAAATTTATTCTGAAGTATTACGTAAAGAGCGTCGCGGCGATTATCTTGGTGCAACAATTCAAGTGATTCCACATATTACCAATGAAATTAAAGAGCGCGTTATTGCGGGGGCTCAAGGTCACGATGTTGTGATTGTTGAAGTGGGTGGTACCGTTGGTGATATTGAATCACTCCCATTCTTAGAAGCATTACGTCAATTAGCCGTTCAAGTTGGTCGTGAACATACGTTATTTATGCACTTAACTTTAGTGCCTTATATTCCAACGGCGGGTGAAGTAAAAACTAAACCAACTCAACATTCTGTAAAAGAATTGCTTTCAATTGGTATTCAACCTGATGTGTTGATTTGTCGTTCAGATCGCATGATTCCGCCAAATGAACGTGCGAAAATTGCTTTATTCTGTAATGTTCCAGAACGCGCAGTCATTTCATTAAAAGATGTAAATTCGATTTATCAAATCCCAGCATTATTAAAATCTCAAGGTTTAGATGATTTCGTCTGTGAACGTTTTCGTTTAACTTGCCCTGAAGCGGATCTGTCTGAATGGGAGCAAGTGCTTTACAAACAAGCCAATCCAGTGGGTGAAGTGACCATTGGAATGGTGGGTAAATATATTGAGTTACCAGATGCCTATAAATCTGTAAATGAAGCATTGAAACATGCAGGTTTAACGAATCGTTTAAGCGTTAACATTAAATATATTGATTCCCAAGATGTTGAAACCAAAGGTGTTGAAGTATTAAAAGGTATTGATGGCATTCTTGTTCCTGGCGGATTCGGTTATCGTGGTGTGGAAGGTAAGATTCGTACCGCACAATATGCACGTGAAAACAAAATTCCTTACTTGGGCATTTGCTTGGGTATGCAGATCGCGTTGATTGAATATGCACGTAATGTAGCGGGTTTAACTAAAGCCAACTCGTCTGAGTTTGATAAAGATTGTGAACAACCTGTGGTTGCATTAATCACGGAATGGCAAGATGCAGATGGTAATACAGAAGTGCGTACCGATGAATCTGATCTTGGCGGAACAATGCGTTTAGGCGCACAACAATGTCATTTGGTGTCAGGCAGTCGCGCTCGTGAGCTTTATGGCAAAGAAACCATTGAAGAGCGTCACCGTCATCGCTATGAAGTGAACAATACCTTGCTTCCACAAATTGAAAAAGCAGGATTGAAAGTAACGGGATTATCTGCAGATAAAAAATTGGTAGAAATTATCGAAGTGCCAAATCATCCTTGGTTTGTCGCTTGCCAATTCCATCCAGAATTTACTTCTACGCCTCGTGATGGTCATCCGTTGTTTGCAGGCTTTGTAAAAGCAGCTTATGAAAATCATAAACAATCTGTGAAGTAA
- the xerD gene encoding site-specific tyrosine recombinase XerD, with protein MKNLALIDLFLNEYWIEKGLSENTVQSYRLDLTALCDWLDKNDLSLETLDAVDLQGFLGERLEKGYKATSTARMLSAMRKLFQYLYREKYRVDDPSAVLSSPRLPSRLPKYLTEQQVSDLLNTPDVDVPLELRDKAMLELLYATGLRVTELVSLTIENMSVQQGVVRVIGKGNKERIVPMGEEAAYWVRQFMLYGRPVLLNGQSSDVVFPSQRAQQMTRQTFWYRVKHYAILADIDADALSPHVLRHAFATHLVNHGADLRVVQMLLGHTDLSTTQIYTHVAKERLKRLHERFHPRG; from the coding sequence ATGAAAAATCTTGCGCTTATTGATTTGTTTCTTAATGAATATTGGATTGAAAAAGGGCTTTCAGAAAATACCGTTCAATCTTATCGTTTGGATTTAACCGCACTTTGTGATTGGTTGGATAAAAACGACTTGTCTTTGGAAACTTTAGATGCTGTTGATTTGCAAGGTTTTCTAGGAGAACGTTTGGAGAAAGGTTACAAAGCCACGAGCACCGCGCGAATGTTAAGTGCGATGCGTAAACTTTTCCAATATTTATATCGGGAAAAATATCGAGTAGATGATCCAAGTGCGGTGCTAAGCTCGCCTAGATTACCCAGTCGCCTGCCAAAATATTTAACTGAGCAACAAGTGTCTGATTTGCTCAATACGCCAGATGTGGACGTACCTTTGGAGTTACGCGATAAAGCAATGTTAGAGTTGCTTTATGCAACTGGGCTTCGTGTAACGGAGTTAGTTTCGCTTACGATTGAAAACATGAGCGTGCAACAAGGCGTGGTGCGAGTGATTGGTAAAGGGAACAAGGAACGTATTGTACCAATGGGGGAAGAAGCTGCCTATTGGGTTCGTCAATTTATGCTTTATGGCCGTCCTGTTCTCTTAAATGGGCAGAGTTCTGATGTTGTGTTTCCAAGTCAGCGCGCACAGCAAATGACTCGTCAAACTTTCTGGTATCGTGTAAAACATTATGCCATTCTCGCGGATATTGATGCGGATGCACTTTCCCCTCACGTTCTTCGCCATGCTTTTGCCACCCATTTAGTAAATCACGGTGCGGATTTACGCGTGGTGCAAATGTTGCTAGGGCATACAGATTTATCCACAACACAGATTTATACTCACGTGGCAAAAGAGAGATTGAAACGATTGCATGAAAGATTTCATCCTAGAGGATAG
- a CDS encoding 3-phenylpropionate MFS transporter — protein MQVRPFYWLALSFLGYYCAYGVFLPFFPAWLKSQQYGEEMIGLVIGSAYIFRFAGGLFFSSLIKKANHIISSLRLLALASAIIMAAMSLVAHNFWLLFIAIGLYASVNSAGMPIGDSLASTWQRQIGLDYGKVRLIGSSAFILGVVVFGGMIGWVGEQNIVWILTALLSFYTIIQLLKPTIPPKDEIPEDGVQNDVGFIALLKNPMTLRVMIAVGLIQGSHAAYYVYSTIYWRSIGISVSQTSLLWGIGVLAEIVLFFFSRRLFQNISISVLLYISAFACVGRWAVMGYIEDFWLIFLLQLMHSLTYAVCHYAIVRYITTQPQSHIAKLQGLYNGLSNGVLIAIFTAIAGMIYPTSPTMTFVFMSIIASAAFFVIPRKLNAFLIVQHK, from the coding sequence ATGCAAGTTCGTCCTTTTTATTGGCTCGCACTGAGCTTTCTAGGTTACTACTGCGCTTATGGCGTATTTTTGCCGTTTTTCCCCGCATGGTTGAAATCTCAACAATATGGTGAAGAAATGATTGGTTTGGTGATCGGGAGTGCTTATATTTTCCGATTTGCGGGCGGATTATTTTTTTCATCGCTGATTAAAAAAGCCAATCATATTATTAGTTCCTTACGTCTATTGGCGTTAGCATCGGCCATTATTATGGCGGCTATGAGTTTAGTTGCTCATAATTTTTGGTTGTTGTTTATTGCTATTGGTTTGTATGCTTCTGTGAATTCAGCGGGAATGCCAATTGGGGATTCGTTGGCATCCACTTGGCAACGCCAAATCGGCTTAGATTACGGCAAAGTACGTTTGATTGGCTCTTCTGCCTTTATTCTTGGCGTAGTGGTGTTTGGTGGCATGATTGGCTGGGTCGGCGAGCAAAATATCGTGTGGATTTTAACCGCACTTTTATCTTTCTATACCATCATTCAGCTTTTAAAACCGACCATTCCCCCAAAAGATGAAATACCTGAAGATGGCGTTCAAAATGATGTTGGTTTTATTGCTTTACTGAAAAATCCGATGACATTACGAGTCATGATAGCAGTAGGGCTGATTCAAGGCTCTCATGCGGCTTATTATGTTTATAGTACAATTTATTGGAGAAGCATTGGGATCTCCGTTTCTCAAACTAGCTTACTTTGGGGCATTGGCGTATTAGCAGAAATTGTATTATTTTTCTTTTCTCGTCGCTTATTTCAAAATATTTCTATCAGTGTGCTACTGTATATTTCTGCGTTTGCCTGCGTTGGACGCTGGGCTGTAATGGGATATATTGAAGATTTTTGGTTGATATTCTTATTGCAACTTATGCACAGTTTAACCTATGCCGTTTGCCATTATGCAATTGTTCGCTATATCACCACCCAGCCGCAAAGCCATATTGCGAAGTTACAAGGTTTGTATAATGGTTTATCCAATGGTGTGCTCATTGCCATTTTCACTGCGATTGCTGGCATGATTTATCCAACTTCTCCAACGATGACATTTGTATTTATGAGTATCATCGCTTCAGCAGCATTTTTTGTGATTCCACGCAAGTTAAATGCCTTTTTGATTGTTCAGCATAAATAG
- the proC gene encoding pyrroline-5-carboxylate reductase encodes MQHKLIAFIGGGNMAQAIILGLLKQGYPAEQIIVNDPNEEKRAFFANLGVATSENNVESATKAEVVLLAVKPQMMADVCSPLSAVDFSDKLLISIAAGISTERLNALIPSIKSIVRVMPNTPALVGEGMAGLFAPKNTSENHRTFAQDLLGSVGRTVWVDDESQMHAVTAASGSSPAYFFLMLEAMQQALIKMNIDEKTARELVQQSMFGAAKMVAENPQIALSTLRENVTSKGGTTAAALAVFDAQHFNQTIEQAMQACLSRSQEMETLF; translated from the coding sequence ATGCAACACAAATTGATTGCCTTTATTGGCGGCGGCAATATGGCGCAGGCTATTATTCTTGGCTTGTTGAAACAAGGTTATCCTGCCGAGCAAATTATTGTGAATGATCCGAATGAGGAAAAAAGAGCATTTTTTGCTAATCTTGGCGTGGCAACTTCAGAAAATAATGTGGAAAGTGCAACCAAAGCGGAAGTTGTGTTGCTTGCGGTAAAACCTCAAATGATGGCTGATGTTTGTTCGCCACTAAGTGCGGTGGATTTTTCCGACAAATTGTTAATTTCCATTGCCGCCGGTATTTCAACTGAACGCTTGAACGCATTAATTCCAAGTATAAAATCGATAGTGCGCGTCATGCCAAATACGCCCGCATTGGTGGGGGAAGGTATGGCGGGGTTATTTGCACCGAAAAATACGAGTGAAAATCACCGCACTTTTGCACAAGATTTATTGGGATCTGTGGGAAGAACGGTTTGGGTGGATGATGAAAGTCAAATGCACGCAGTAACTGCCGCGTCAGGAAGTAGCCCCGCTTATTTCTTTTTAATGCTGGAAGCGATGCAGCAAGCCTTAATCAAAATGAATATTGATGAGAAAACTGCGCGTGAATTAGTGCAGCAATCTATGTTTGGTGCAGCAAAAATGGTGGCTGAAAATCCGCAAATTGCGCTTTCAACTTTACGTGAAAATGTTACCTCGAAAGGTGGTACCACTGCGGCGGCGTTAGCAGTATTTGATGCTCAACATTTTAATCAAACAATAGAGCAAGCCATGCAAGCTTGTTTGTCTCGTTCACAAGAAATGGAAACTTTATTCTGA